The genome window CGGGCACGCTCCAGCTGAAGCCGGAGTGGCCGTCGCCGAAGCCGGCCTCGCACACGTCCGGGCGAAACTCGTCGGCCGTGAGCAGATAGTCCCGGCCGTCCACCACCAGCTTGACTTCCTGGCGCACGGACGGGGCGTTGGCGTCCCGGACCCAGCCGAGGATACGCTCGGGTTGGGGCGGATCGAGGTGGCCGAGGACGCCACCCGGGGCCTCCATCACGAAACGCAGGCCGTGCAGGGTCAGGGAGAATTCCACCGGCCCGGGAGGCCCGAAACTGTTGAGGCGGTGTTCCAGGTCCTCGCGGCTCATGTCCGCGCTCAACTGGCACATTTTCGTGAAGTCGTCGGCCGTGCGGCGCTGTCCGCCCCAGGCGCGCCGGGAGGTGGCGGACAGGGGCGCCTCGCGCGTGAGCGCCGGGGCGGTGCGGCTGAAAAGCAGCGCCAGGGCCTGCCTGGCCACGTTGCCGTAGCCCGGGCGGTCCTTGGCCGAGGTCACCGGCAGGAGCTCGCAATCGATGATCTCGCCCGCGTCCACCTGGGGCGCCATGACGTGGAGGGTGGCGCCGAAGGTCTTGGCCCGCTCGAAACAGGCCCAGGCCTCGGGCGCGGTGCCGGGATAGTCGGGCGAGCCGGGATGGAAATTGTAGGCGCCCAGGCTGAAGGCCGCCAGGCAGTCGGCCGGCACGATCACCGGGGACAGGTAGGAAATCAGCCGGGACTTGGGCCCCAGGCTGGGGATGAGCTCCCGCAGCGAGGGGAGGTCGAGCAGGTGATGCACCGTGACGGCAAGCCCGTGGGCGCCGAGGATCTGGCGCAACGAAAGCGCGTCATCATTGGAGGAGAGCAGAACGATATCGATAGCCATGTCGAATCCTCCGCGTCGGTCGCGGGATAGCGGCGCGGATCATTGCGCCATGTCCGGAAAATAACGGTGACGGAGTGTCCGGTCAAGCCGTGGGCCGCCGCGGCCGGCCGGGCTACTTTTTGACCTTGTCGAAGGTGACGTTGCCCGTCCCGGCGGTCGAATACCGCAACGCGTCCACCTGGCCGTCGGCGCCGAACACCAACTGGAAGTTGTGGACATTGCCCGTCGCGTCGGCGCCGTCGTAGATCGCGTACAGCAGATGCCGCATGGGAATGTTCTGGTTGTCCTTGGTCAGGACGATGCCGTCCGCGCTCTGGCTCAGGCGCAACTGGCCCAGGGTCGGGTGTTTGTAGGCACCGGCGGCATGCCGGTCGATATCATAGGCCCGGAATTTCGCGGAGTGTTTCGGGGTGGTTGGGCCGGTCGCCTCGCCGGAAGGGGCGGCCTCGGCCGTGGCGTCCGGGGCGGGTTGGCGCGGCGGCGCGGTGTCGGACGCGGCCGTGGCCTGGGCCGGTTCGGCGCGTGACGGGCTGGCCTCGGCCTTGGCCGGTTGGCCGGCCTCGGGCCGGGCCGGCGCGGCCGTGGACGTTGCTTGCGCGGCCTTGGCCGCCGCCGGCGATTCGGTGACGGGCAGACGCAGGATATGGCCCGGGGTCAACCGGTCGGGATGGCTGAGGGCGTTGGCGCGGACCAGGGCGTCCGGCGAAAAGCCGAGCTTGCGGGCGATGCGGCCCAACGTGTCGCCGCTTTGCACGGTATAGGTCCCGGCGTCGGCCTGGCCCGTGTCGGGAGCGGCCGGAAGCTCGGTTCGGGCCGGGACGGGCAGGGCGAGAAGCGCCACGACCGCAACCGGCGGCAACAGACGGGCAAAAGGAATGGGCATGATGGAAAATCCGAAACAAACGTTGAGGTTGGCTCGGTACGACAAGTCGGTACGTTTCCCGCACTATAGGGAAAAGAGCCTTGCCTGACAATGCGAAAAACCGGCCGTCCCCGGGGGCCTTTACGGCAGGGCGGCCCTGCGCCCGATTCTTGCCAAGGGACTTGCCTTCCGGCCGGTTAACCCTTACCTGTTGGAGCGGCTGGGATGTCGCGGCAGTGGCGCCCCGGTGGAGTAGAGAAGACGCCGTTCGGATCGTATGCTTGGCGTCCCGGCTGGCCCCGGCCCCGGGGCGTTCGTTCGTTTGTGGGCGAGGCCGCGCGCTTTCGCCGCATGGCGACCTTCCATCCCCGGTCTTCCCCGCAACCTGTTCCCGTCGCGCCCGACCACCCCGTGCCTCCGGCGTGGCCGGCCGGTTTGATCGCGGCCCGACGGCCCGCACGCTCGGCAAGGGAGAAAAGACCCACTCTATGGACAACCCGCAAGGCAACGAGAAGACCGGAACGGGCGGCGACGCCCGCCTGGCCGGCTTCGGCATGTCCCTTTCCGACAAGGAAAAAAAGAACCTGCTCACCTTCCTTTCCATCGGGGTCATCCTGGTGGAGTTCGCCGTGACCATCGCCGCCGTGTGCTACGGCATCATCAATTCCCAAAAACTGCCCGACGGCACCGTCCAGTTCCGTTTCCCCTGGATTCCCTACGGCGTCGCCCTGATCCTGGCCCCGGTGGCCATCATGTTCGTGGTCAACATCATCGGCATGGGATTCACCCGCTTTTTTAGGGGCGAGCCCCATTTCGACGAGGAAAGCCTGGGATTCGTGCCCGAACGCCTGCGACGGCTCATCCGCCTGTCGCGAGGGTTGCCCACCATCATCCTGCTCGGCGGCCTGATCCTTCTGGGCGTGGCCCTGTACTACCTCGACGCCGTCATCCAGATGCTGCTGCGCGTTGGCGACCACGTGGAGGTCATCGCGCCCTGGGTCATGGTCGGGCTCGTGGTGGCCTGGTGCCTGAGCTACCTCGTGCGCATGTGGTTTCTCTACAAGACCCGGCGCATGCAGGAGGAATACGCCTTCCGCCGCGAGGTGCTCGAACGCACGGGCATCGTCATCGTGGACGGGCAAAAGCACATCGCCGCCGACGGCCGCCTCATCGGCGAACAGCCCAGCCTGCCCGGCCGCGTCATCGACGTGCTGCCGCCCGGCGAATCCGACGCCGACAAGGACGCCCCATGACCGCATCCGAAAAAACCGCCGAAGCCCTGCGCGAAACCGCCCGGCGGGCGTTGTTGCGCCGCGTGGCCAAAACCGCCGACGCCGGCCGGGCCGAGGCCCTGGCCGCCTTCGTCGGCCTGACCCGGCCCGATCTCGGACCGGAGGCCGCGGCGGTCATCGCCGAGAAAACGCCGCGCCTTCTGCCGGGGCTCACGGAAAAATGGGTCGGCCTGTTCGTGGACCGGCTTTTCGAAACCGTGCCCCGGGAGCAGATCGCCATCCTGTGCGACGGCAGCGAGGAAAACGAGGCCGCCCTGGCCCTGGCCTACGTCATGTTCCTCGAATCCGAGCGCATGGAGCGGCAGATGGCCGAGGATCTGGCCGCCTGCGACCTGCCCGTGGGCGAGGACGGCTGCGACCTGGCCGCCGACGTCTGCCGCCGCCTGGCCATGGTCGAGGAACGGCGCCGCCAGGCCGACCACGAAAAGGCCGCCGCCTACAAGCGCTCCCGGCGCGACCTCCAGTGACCCCGTTTCACCCCGAGGGCGATGGCCCCCCGGCAACCGCCCCCTTTCGCCCGGGGGAGGGGCGCGCCGACCGGCCGGTGCCCGGGCCCGCCCCGTGCCTGCCCCGGCCAACGGCCGGAGCCTGAGAGGCTATGCACGAACGGCTGTTGGACTGGCTGGTTTGCCCGGGTTGCCTGCCCGAGGAACGGCGGCTTGGGATTTCGGGGCAACGCCGGGAGGGTGCGGATATCGTCTCGGGCCGGCTGACCTGCCCGGGCTGCGGCGCGGCCTATGCCGTCGAGGACGGCCTGGCCGACCTGACGCCGCCGGGGCTGGCCGTGCCCGCCCCGCAGGCCCGCTACGACGGCGAACGCCTGGCCGCCTCGTATCTGTGGAGCCATTTCGCCGATTTGTGGAACGACCCCGAGGCCACGGCCGCCTCCGCGAGTTTCGCCGCCCTGGGCGACGGGGCGCGGGGGCCGGGGCTCGACGCCGGCTGCGCCGTGGGCCGTTGTACCCTGGAGCTGGCCGCGCGCGTCGGGTTTGCCGTTGGCGTGGATCTGTCGCGCCAATTCGTGGCCCTGGCCCGGCGCATCGTCCGGGAGGGCGGGCTGGCCTTCTTCGCGCCGCTGCAAGGCCTGCGCACCACGGAATGCTCCTTCGCCCTGCCGGGGCGGCTGCGCCGGGGCGGGGTGGAATTCCTGCGCGCCGACGCCATGGCCCTGCCGTTTCGACGGGAGGTGTTCGGCGTCGCGGTTTCGCTCAACCTCGTGGACAAGCTGCCCGCGCCGCGCCGGCACTTGCGGGAGTGTCAGCGGGTCTGCGCTGCGCCGGCCACGCTGGTCGTGGCCGATCCGTTCTCCTGGTCGCCGGACGTCGCCCCGCCCGAGGCCTGGCTCGGCGGCACGCCGGAAACCGGCGACAGCGCGGCCGCGACCGCGGCCTTTCTGGCCGAAACGCCCGGCTGGTCGGCCCGGCCCGGCGGCAACGTGGCCTGGAGCCTCCGGGACCACAAGAACCGCTACGAACGCATCACGAGCGAAATCGTCCTGGCCCGCCGGGCCGCCGCCGCGTGTCGGCTCCCTTGAGCAATACCATACGGCGTCTCTCCTTTTCGAGGACGCGCCCCTGGCCGCCTACTCGCCTTCCAGGGCCTCGTCGATGTAGGGCGCGATGGGCATGCCGGCGGCGCGCAGGTTCTGCCTGGCGGCGCGGACCTTCTCCAGGGGGATGGCCCGGGCGCGCCAGTAGGCCGCCGGGTCGTCGAGAAAGGCGGCGATGACCGCGTAGCCTTCCTCGTAGCCGGCCACCTCGTGGCAGCAGTCCACGATCCAGCGCGGCCCCAGCGCGCCCAGCCGATGGCCCCCGCCGGAAAGGTCGCTCGAAAGCGTGCGGAACTGGTCGAGGGTCTCCCGCCAGAAGGGCTGGCCGCCCGGCCCCAGGCCCACCGGGTCGACGAAGATGTAGGGCGCCGGCAGGCACTGGCCGATCTTCATGAAGGTCAGCGCCATGTTGATCTCGTAGCAGGTGCCGAAACCGCCCAGGTTGAAGACCTTGAACAGCGACCGCCGGTCCAGGATGTCCTGGCGGGTGTTCAGCGCCAAGTTGGTGAACTGGGCCACGGCCTCGGGCGCGAAATTGGTGTGCTGGCCGATCTCCTCGGCGTTGATGCCCACCCCGATCCGGTAGATGCCCAGGGCGGCGGCCGCGTCGTCCACGATGCGCATGACCCCCGGCCCCGAGCCGTGGGCCACGCCGAAGCCCTCGCCCAGGCGCGGATGGTCGCGCAGCCGGCGCAGGAAATCGACGATCGGCCCCGTCAGCACCGGCTCCAGCACGTCCACCGAGGAGCCGAACATGGCCATGGTGGTGTGCACGCGCGGCAGAAGCTCCTTGCCCGGCCGGGTCACCCAAAGCCCCCGGTAGAATTCCCGCACCTGCCTCGCGCCGTCGATTTCCAGGAGCAGGTAGAAGCGCATGCCCTCGCCCTCCAGGCGCACCAGCTCCTCGTAGAGCGTCTGGTCCATGCGGAAGTGCGGCAGCCGGCAGACCTCGCCCACGGCGCAGCCCATGCCCCGGGCCACCACCACGCCGATGCCGTTGCGCTTGAGCACCCGCAGGGTATCCACCGGCGGCAGGGCGTCGGACACGAACACCTTCGACAGGTTCTGCTCGCCGCCCACGTACTTGAGCACGTCCAGGAACGGCCGCGCCCGCTTGGGGATCTCCTCGCCGGCCAGCACCCCCTCCGCGATGTTGCCCCGGGCGTATTCGTAGACCAGCCGCCACTGGAACTCCTGCAGCCACTCCCCTTCCTCCTGCTCCCAGGGGATGGAGATCATCCGGCCGGGCATGAAGATGCGGCCGTAGCTGCCGCCCTGGCCCGGGGCGGCCGTGATCTCGTCGAAAAGCACCGCGTTGACCTCGGGCGTGAAAATCTCGGTCAAATGGGCGAAATCGACGCCGGCGGCCAGCACCTCCTTGGCCCGCGACGGCGCGAGCACCCGCTGGGCCACCTTGGCCAGGGCGGCGTCGGCCGGATAGAGGCGCAGGCGCACGGCCAGCCCCGACGTCTCCACGGCCGCCTCGCCGCCGTTGTAGAGCTCCACCTGGCGCGGCGTGGCCAGGCCCGTGGTCCGGATGCCGTCCAGCAGCCGCGAGGCCAGGTGGAAGACGTCCGGATGGGAGGTTTCGCGTTCGATGAACGCCACATAGGGCCCCAGGGCGATGCGCACCGCCCCGACCAGGAACTCCTTGGGCTCCATGCGCCGCGGCAGTCCGGCCGGCGACGGGCTCTGGAAGATGGTCAGCCCGTGCTTGCCCTTGACCACCATCTCGGCGAAATTGCGGCCCACGCCCAACAGCCGCGAGGACAGGACGTAGCGCACGTCCTCCAGGGGGATTTCCACCACGCCGTCCTCGGCGAGGCGGTGGCGCTGCGGCAACAGGAGCCAGCCCCGCTCCATGGCGGCCACGATCTCCTCCCGGGTGAGAAACGGCCCGCGCGGAATGAACAGCCGCCCGAAATCCACGCCCCCGTCGGTGCAGAGCCCGCGCAGGTCGGCCAGGGACTCGCCCAGGGCGGCGTTGAGCGCCGTCAGCGCCACCGCGACCTCCACGGTGCGGTCGGTGTCGGAAACCATCGGCGCCTCGCCGGTCAGGCGCACGTCCAGGCCGATGCGGGAATGGCCGCTGCGGCCGCTTATGTCCATCAGGTCGGTCAGGGCCAGGCCTTCCCGGGCGGCCCGGGCGCTTAAGTCGCGCACGAGCCCCCGCAGGATGTCGCTGGTGCGGGAAAAGCGCATGAGCCCGAAGGCCTGGGGCGCGGCCAGTTCCTCGTTGAAATGCACGTCGCCCATGGTCACGAGCTGGCCGTCGCCGGTGAGAAGCGGGGATGCGATCATGCTGCCTCCGTCCGGACGGCGGTGTGGTCTCGTCGCAATCCGGACAGCCCTTATAGGTCAAGGGCCTGTCCGGGGAAACCCCCCTTGTCGGCGCCGTCTTGCCTGGTGGGCTCGCGACTGCTACACACGGTCCACGACGTCGCGGCAGGCGCGTGGCCGCGCCTGGCCACGAAATTCCATTGGCGCCCCGCGCCCGCATGAGGGAACCAGCCATGTCGAGGATACCTCTGTCCCAGGCGCGGCCGGGCATGGTGCTGGCCGAGAGCGCCGAAAGCCCGGACGGCAAGTATGGGCTTTCGGCCGGGTTGGCCTTGGCCGAAGCCCACCTGCGGGTCCTGCGCGGCTGGCGCATACGCGAAATCGAGGTCGTCGCCGCTTTGGAAGCAGCCCCGGCGCTGGACGAAAAGGCCCCCGACGCCGCCGTGCTGGAACGTTTCGCCCACCTGCCCCCAAAGGAACCCGTCGTGGCCGCCCTGCTGCGGCTGGCCCTGGCCAGGGCCGCCGAACAGCCCGCCCCGGCACGCTGCCGCATCCCGGCCAACCGCCCCTTGCCGCCCGAGGCGGCCCTTTCGCCCGAGCGCATCCTGGCCAACGACCCGGTGCTGGTCTCGCTGCCCGAAGTCTTCATGCGCATCCGCGAGGTGTTAAGCGACCCGGATTCCACGGTGGAGGAGGCGGCGGCGGTCATCGGCAAGGACCCGAGCCTGACGGCCAAGATTTTAAAACTCGTCAACAGCGCCTTCTACGCCCGCACCATGCGCGTGTCCGGCAGCCTGCCGCCGGGCCCCGTGGATTCCTTGAACCGCGCGGTCATGCTCCTGGGCCTCAACCAGCTGTCCACCCTGGCCATGGGCGTGTCCGTGCTGCCCCTTTTCAAGGACATCCCGCCCGAATGCGTGGACATGCGCCAGTTCTGGCGCCACAGCGTGGGCGTGGCGCTGGTGGCCAAGCTGTTGGCCATGCGCCAGGGCGACCCGAACCCCGAGCGGTTTTTCGTGGCCGGGCTGCTCCACGACATCGGCCGGCTGGTGCTCTACAAGCAGTTGCCGGAAGTCGCCGGCGCCACGCTGTCCCTGGCCCTGTCCACGGGCCGGCCGCTCGACGACGTGGAACGGGAGCTCCTCGGCTACGACCATGCCCGGCTCGGCGGCATGCTGCTGCGCAAATGGCGCTTTCCCGAAAGCCTGGAACAGGCCGTATGGCGCCACCATGACCCCATGTCCGGCGAGGCGCCCCAGGAGGCGGCCCTCATCGGCGTGGCCGACATGGTGACCGTGGCCACCCTGTGCGACGGCGGCGGCGAGCGGAGCGTGCCGCGTTTCGTGCCGGAAGCCTGGCGCCTGGCCGACCTGGGCGCCTCGGAGCTGCCCGCCATCGTGGCCGCGGCCGAGACGCACCTCGACATCGTGTGCGCCATGTTCGCCTGAGGCCCGCGCCCGCTCGCGCCGCCGGCATGGACAACCGCCGCCCGGCGGCATACACATGGAACCCGTCTTCCGTCCCGCCCCACCCCGTCGCCCCTGCCTTTCACCATAAACCGAGCGAGTCCGTCATGGATACCTGCGCTACCCCGCTTCTCGCGTCGCCGCAACGCGTGGCCGAACTCAAGGTCGAATCCCTGTCCCAGGCCTCGGCGCAGCTTGGCCCGCGCCAGCTGTGCGAACTGGAGATGCTGCTTTCCGGCGCCTTTTCTCCGCTGGCCGGCTACATGGGCCGCGAGGACTTCGAATCGGTCCTGGCCGGCATGCGCCTGGCCGACGGCCGGCCCTGGCCCATGCCGGTCGCCCTCGACGTGCCCGAGGCCCTGGCCAAGCGCCTCGGCCCCGGGGACAAGCTGGCCCTGCGCGACCAGGAAGGCTTCATGCTGGCGGTTTTGACCGTGTCCGAAGTCTGGCCGTCCGCTCCGGCCCGCGAGGCGGCGGCGCTGTACGGCCTGGCCGATATCGACCGCCATCCCGAAGCCCGGGCCTACGCCGGCAAGGCCCCGTTCTGGCATGTCGGCGGCGCGATCGAGGGCGTCTCCCTGCCGCTGCACGCCGATTTCCCGGAACTGCGCCGCACCCCGGCCGAGGTCAGAGCCGTTTTTCGGCAACGCGGCTGGCGCAAGGTGCTCGGCTGCCAGCCCCGGGCCTTCCCCCACAACCGCCAGCGCGCCGTGCTGCGCAAGGCCGCCGCCGCCATCGAAGGCAGCATCCTGCTCGTGCGGGAAGCCGGCGACGCCATCAGCGGCGGCGCCCTCCATTTCGCCGGCGTGCGCTGCGCCAGGCTTTTCGCCGAGGCCTTTCCCCCCAACATGCTGCTCGTCAACCTGCTGCCCCTGTGCTCCCGGCAGGCCGGGCCGCGCCAGGCCCTGTTCGAGGCCCTGGTCCAGAAAAACCACGGCTGCACCCATACGCTCGTCGGCCTCGACCACGCCGACCCCCTGGACGCGGACGGCGCGCCGCTGTACGCGCCCGGCCAGGCGCAACGGCTGGTGGCCGATTTCGAGGCCGAAACCGGCATTGTCATGGTCCCGGAAACCGCCATGGACTATGTGGAGGAAAAGGCCCAGTTCGTGCCGCGATCGGCTGTCGCCCCGGGCATGACGGTCCGGGACCTGCCGCCGGCGGAACTCAAGCGGCGCCTGGAATTCGACCTGGACATCCCGGAATGGTTCACCCCGCCGGCCGTTGCCGCCGAACTGCGCGCCGTCTATCCGCCGCGCTCCCGCCAGGGCCTGACCCTCTTCATGACCGGCCTGTCCGGCGCCGGCAAATCCACCCTGGCTCGGCTCCTGTTCGTCAAGTTCATGGAACTGCGCACCCGGCCGGTCACCCTGCTCGACGGCGACATCGTGCGCCGCCACCTCTCCAGCGAGCTGACCTTCTCCAAGGAACACCGCAACCTCAACATCTCGCGCATCGGCTACGTGGCCAGCGAAATCACCAAAAACGGCGGCATCGCCATCTGCGCGCCCATCGCGCCCTACGAGAGCTCCCGGGCCGAAGCCCGCGCCCTGGTGCGCCCCTACGGCGGTTTCGTCGAAATCCACGTGTCGACGCCCCTGGCCGTGTGCGAACAGCGCGACCGCAAGGGCCTCTACGCCAAGGCCCGGGCCGGCATCGTCAAGGGCGTCACCGGCATCGACGACCCCTACGAAGTCCCCGCGCACCCGGAAATCAGCCTGGATACCGCCAAGCTCACCCCCGGCGAAGCCGTCCAGGAAGTGCTTCTCTACCTCGAACGCGAAGGCTATCTGGGCTGACGCGGCGACCCCGCCTTAGCCCCCGACCATCTTGCCGATGGCGGCCAGAAGCGGCCCTGGGCACAGGCCCAGGGCCACGACGCCGACGGATACGCCCCCAAGGGCCAGGGCGGCCGCCCATCCGGCCGGGCCGGGCACGGTCGGATGGGCCTCGATGCCCTCGCGCATGTAGAGCGTGGCCACCACGCGCAGGGCGTAGAAGATGCCGACCACGGCCATGAGGATGCCGAAGACGGCCAGGCCGGTGTAGCCGGCCCGCAGCGCCGCGCCGAAGACCAGGAACTTGCCGATGAACCCGGCCGTGGGCGGCAGGCCGGCCAGGGAAAGCAGGCAGGCGCACAGCGCCCCGGCCCGCCAGGGATAAACGTAGCCCAGGCCCCGGTAGGATGCGATGGCGTCGCGGTCGGCGCCCTCGCCCGACAGCGCGCCCACCGCCCCGAAGGCGCCGAGGTCCATGAGCGCGTAGGCGACGAGGTAAAAAAGCGCCGCCTCGCCGCCGCCGTCGTTGACGGCCAGCGCCGCCATCGCGATGTAGCCCATCTGACCGATGGAGGAAAAGGCCAGCAGCCGCTTGAGGTTTTGCTGGGCCAGGGCGCCGATGTTGCCCACGGCCATGGTCAGGGCGGCGGCCACGGTCAGGGCCGGGGCCAGCACGTCCATGGCCTCGGGGGAGGCGTCGGCGCAAACGTGGAGCAGGGCGGCGGCCACGGCCGCCTTGGAGCCGGTGGACAAAAACGCCGCCACCGGCGCCGGTGCGCCCTGGTAGACGTCCGGGGTCCACAGATGCACCGGGGCGAGCGACAGCTTGAACCCCAGCCCCACCAGGGCCAGGGCCAACCCGGCGGCGACGAGCGGGCCGCCGGCGGCCAGGGAATCGGTGATGTCGAGGCTGCCGCCGCCGGCGTAGAGAAGGCTTATGCCGAAGGCCAGCACGGCCAGGCCCACGGCCCCGGGCAGGAAGTACTTGAGCGCCGCCTCGGCCCCGAGCCCGTCGGCCACGCGGCTGGCGACCAGGGCATAGAGGCACAGCGAGGCCAGTTCCAGGCCAATGAGCAGCATGATCCAGTCGGTGGCCTCGGCCAGAAGCAGCATGCCCAGGGCCGACCAGAGCAGCAGGCCGTAAAGGGCGTCGCCGGCGAAATTACGCCGGTCGGCGTAGCGGGCGAGCAGGCCCGTCACGGCCAGGGTGATGGCACTGAGCAGCGCGGCGAAAAAGCGGGTCATGCCGCTCCCGTCGGCGCCGGCCCCGATGGCCCACAACCCGGGCAGCAGGGCGAAGACGGCGGCGACCACGGGCAGGGCCTTGCGGGCCGCGGCGCCCGGCAGCCAGGCCGCGCTCAGGGCGACCAGGCCGCCGATGGCCAGGGCGAGATGGGGAAAGAGGTCGGTTATATCGGCGGGCATGGCGTTCCTCGCGGTTACGGGCCGGTTGCGGCGTGCAGAGCCGGCCAGACCTGGCCGGCGATGGCGTCCAGGGGGCCGGCGGTCAGGCGCAGCACCGGGCCGGGGAACAGTCCGAGCCAGGCGATGGCCAGGACCAGGATGACGAGCAGGGCCGTTTCCCGGGCGTCGAGGTCCGGGAAGGGCAGGTCGCAGCGGGCCGGGCCGAAAAGCGTGTCCTTGGCCAGGCGCAGCAGGTAGACCAGCGTGGCGGCCATGCCGGCCACGGCGAAGCCGCCGGCCACGGTGTCGACCCGAAACAGCCCGAAAACCATCATGGCCTCGCCCACGAACCCGGACAGCCCGGGCAGGGCGGCGGCGGCCAGGATGCAATACAGAAACGCCGCTCCAAAGCCCGGGGCCTTGTTCCAGAGCCCGCCCAGCACGGCGAAGCGCCGGCTGCCCAGGCGCTCGCCGATCATGCCGGCCTGGGCAAAAAGGCCGCCCGAGGTCAGGGCGTGGCTGACCATCATCACCACCGCGCCGCCAAGGGCCAGGCGCGAGCCCGAGACGATGGCCGCCACGGCCAGGCCCATGTGGCCGATGCTCGAATAGGCGATCAGCCGCTTCACGTCCTCCTGGGCCAGGGCAACCACCGAGGCGTAGAACAGGCCGACAAGGCCAAGGACCGTCAGCACCGGGGCGAAGGCCACGGCCGCCTCGGGAAAAAGCGGCAGGGCGAAGCGGATCAGGGCATAGCCGCCGGTTTTAAGCAGCAGGCCGGCCAGGATGAGGCTGCCGGCCGTGGGCGCCTCGGTGTGGGCGTCGGGCAGCCACATGTGGACCGGCACCAGCGGAATCTTGATGGCGAACGACAGGACGAAGGCGGCAAAGAGCCACCGGGCCGTGGCAAGGGGCAGGGACAGGCGCGTGAGGTCGTAGAGGGCGAAGCTCGGCCCGTCGGGCAGATCGGCGGCATAAAGCCCCAGGGCGATGACGGCCAGGAACATGAGCAGGCCGCCCACGGCGGAAAACAGGAAGAACTTGATGGCCACCCGCATCCGCTCGCCGTGGCCGAAGATGCCGATGAGGAAAAAGACCGGGATGAGCTGGGCTTCCCAAAAAAGCGCGAAGAGAAACAGGTCCGTGGCCAGGAACACCCCCTGGACCGTGGCCAGGGAGGCCAGGATGAGGGCATGGTAGAGCGCCGGCCGGGCCTGGTCGTCACGGCGCGAGGCCAGCATGCAGCACAGGCCGATGCCTGCCGTCAGCACCACGAACACGAGGCTGAGGCCATCGCAGGACAGGGTGTAGCGGATGCCGAGCGCCGGTATCCAGGCCGCGTCCTCGACCACGGGCAGATCGGGCCGGCCGGCGGCGAAGAGCAGGACCACCAGCCCGGCCATAGCCAGCTCGACCAGGACGGCGGCCAGGGCGAAGCGGCGGCAGCCCTCGAGGGATCGCCGCAGCAAGGGCATGGCCGCTGCCGCAAGCAGGGGCCAGAAGACGAGCAGGGTCAGCCAGGGCATCTGCCGCATGAAGGCTCCGATTCCGTTAGGCTTTGTCTACAACCAACCAAAGGCGACCCAGGCCAGGATGGCGGCCACGGCGGTAAAGACCGCGGCCAGCGAGACGGCGATGCGGCCGCCGCCGGCGCGGCCGACGGCCCCGGAGAGGCCGCTGAGGCCGCTGGCCAGCCCAAGGGCTGCCCCGTCCAGGACGTCTTCGTCAATGGC of Solidesulfovibrio sp. contains these proteins:
- a CDS encoding bifunctional sulfate adenylyltransferase/adenylylsulfate kinase, which produces MDTCATPLLASPQRVAELKVESLSQASAQLGPRQLCELEMLLSGAFSPLAGYMGREDFESVLAGMRLADGRPWPMPVALDVPEALAKRLGPGDKLALRDQEGFMLAVLTVSEVWPSAPAREAAALYGLADIDRHPEARAYAGKAPFWHVGGAIEGVSLPLHADFPELRRTPAEVRAVFRQRGWRKVLGCQPRAFPHNRQRAVLRKAAAAIEGSILLVREAGDAISGGALHFAGVRCARLFAEAFPPNMLLVNLLPLCSRQAGPRQALFEALVQKNHGCTHTLVGLDHADPLDADGAPLYAPGQAQRLVADFEAETGIVMVPETAMDYVEEKAQFVPRSAVAPGMTVRDLPPAELKRRLEFDLDIPEWFTPPAVAAELRAVYPPRSRQGLTLFMTGLSGAGKSTLARLLFVKFMELRTRPVTLLDGDIVRRHLSSELTFSKEHRNLNISRIGYVASEITKNGGIAICAPIAPYESSRAEARALVRPYGGFVEIHVSTPLAVCEQRDRKGLYAKARAGIVKGVTGIDDPYEVPAHPEISLDTAKLTPGEAVQEVLLYLEREGYLG
- a CDS encoding NADH-quinone oxidoreductase subunit M — translated: MRQMPWLTLLVFWPLLAAAAMPLLRRSLEGCRRFALAAVLVELAMAGLVVLLFAAGRPDLPVVEDAAWIPALGIRYTLSCDGLSLVFVVLTAGIGLCCMLASRRDDQARPALYHALILASLATVQGVFLATDLFLFALFWEAQLIPVFFLIGIFGHGERMRVAIKFFLFSAVGGLLMFLAVIALGLYAADLPDGPSFALYDLTRLSLPLATARWLFAAFVLSFAIKIPLVPVHMWLPDAHTEAPTAGSLILAGLLLKTGGYALIRFALPLFPEAAVAFAPVLTVLGLVGLFYASVVALAQEDVKRLIAYSSIGHMGLAVAAIVSGSRLALGGAVVMMVSHALTSGGLFAQAGMIGERLGSRRFAVLGGLWNKAPGFGAAFLYCILAAAALPGLSGFVGEAMMVFGLFRVDTVAGGFAVAGMAATLVYLLRLAKDTLFGPARCDLPFPDLDARETALLVILVLAIAWLGLFPGPVLRLTAGPLDAIAGQVWPALHAATGP
- a CDS encoding NADH-quinone oxidoreductase subunit N; its protein translation is MPADITDLFPHLALAIGGLVALSAAWLPGAAARKALPVVAAVFALLPGLWAIGAGADGSGMTRFFAALLSAITLAVTGLLARYADRRNFAGDALYGLLLWSALGMLLLAEATDWIMLLIGLELASLCLYALVASRVADGLGAEAALKYFLPGAVGLAVLAFGISLLYAGGGSLDITDSLAAGGPLVAAGLALALVGLGFKLSLAPVHLWTPDVYQGAPAPVAAFLSTGSKAAVAAALLHVCADASPEAMDVLAPALTVAAALTMAVGNIGALAQQNLKRLLAFSSIGQMGYIAMAALAVNDGGGEAALFYLVAYALMDLGAFGAVGALSGEGADRDAIASYRGLGYVYPWRAGALCACLLSLAGLPPTAGFIGKFLVFGAALRAGYTGLAVFGILMAVVGIFYALRVVATLYMREGIEAHPTVPGPAGWAAALALGGVSVGVVALGLCPGPLLAAIGKMVGG